The following DNA comes from Nitrososphaerales archaeon.
AAGCGGTAGTATTTTTACACTCTGGACATTCAGCAGTCGTGGTGGGCATCGTTTGTAATTTAGCTTCATTATCATTTACAACCTTTATTAGATTGACCGCATGGGTTGCTGAATTAGGTCTTTCTACAACCTTTTGTTTTGGAAGATAAAATCCACATCTATCACAAGTTGAAGCGATGAATGAACTTCCTTCAAGTTTTACCTGTTTGAACTTAAGTCTAGTGCCACACTTAGGGCAAAACTTCATATCACTCAACTTCGCCCACCCCTTTCTTCGAAGGACTTCTTTACAGTGATCAAAAGATCTTCAACATTCTTCATAGCATTCTTTCCACTTATTGTAACCACTTCCA
Coding sequences within:
- a CDS encoding transcription factor S, yielding MKFCPKCGTRLKFKQVKLEGSSFIASTCDRCGFYLPKQKVVERPNSATHAVNLIKVVNDNEAKLQTMPTTTAECPECKNTTAYWWMLQTRSADEAPTQFFRCTRCGYTWRQYS